Proteins from a genomic interval of Demetria terragena DSM 11295:
- a CDS encoding creatininase family protein, giving the protein MTNRLAEMTTREAGVAAQQDALVVIPAGAYEQHGPAMPMATDTIRAEAVAARLADEVGDQILIGPSIPVGVSPHHRDFAGTVTLSTATFAAVLTDYIDSLAHHGFRRFLVITGHGGNNATLGATAHDLLRTHPDVEFAWVAVSALAKDAIGALGVSEVHGHCGEAETAQMLCVAPELVRNELLEPGATTLAEMDPLARLSRAPGVNLSLAWGRLTSNGVLGDPTRVTPADGERIISEAVATLTHIVTEWAAA; this is encoded by the coding sequence GTGACTAATCGACTTGCTGAAATGACCACTCGCGAAGCGGGAGTCGCCGCGCAACAGGATGCGCTGGTCGTGATTCCGGCCGGGGCGTACGAGCAGCACGGACCGGCCATGCCGATGGCGACCGACACGATTCGTGCGGAAGCGGTTGCGGCCCGACTCGCGGATGAAGTCGGAGACCAAATCCTGATCGGTCCCTCGATCCCGGTGGGAGTGTCTCCGCACCATCGGGACTTTGCTGGCACGGTCACCCTGTCGACCGCGACCTTTGCCGCCGTGCTGACTGACTACATCGACAGCTTGGCGCATCACGGTTTCCGCCGCTTCCTGGTGATCACCGGACATGGTGGCAACAACGCAACCTTGGGAGCGACCGCACACGACCTGCTGCGGACGCACCCCGACGTGGAGTTCGCGTGGGTGGCCGTGAGCGCCCTCGCCAAAGACGCGATCGGCGCGCTCGGCGTGAGCGAAGTGCACGGGCATTGCGGGGAAGCCGAGACTGCCCAGATGCTCTGTGTCGCACCAGAACTGGTGCGCAATGAACTACTTGAGCCGGGCGCGACCACGCTGGCCGAAATGGACCCATTGGCGCGGCTATCGCGGGCTCCTGGCGTCAACCTTTCCTTGGCGTGGGGCCGGCTCACCTCGAATGGGGTCCTCGGAGACCCCACTCGCGTTACTCCCGCCGACGGCGAGCGGATCATCTCCGAAGCCGTCGCAACCTTGACCCACATCGTCACGGAGTGGGCCGCCGCCTAA
- a CDS encoding peptidoglycan-binding domain-containing protein — MSRKALSLTTVLASALLLTSAGGAHASPEAATGEGLRAFQQAHGLPATGTVNPSTAQALQTATGAEAAKYFNEAVDLDPTQMGHARTVIGVGKGAGFNDQGIVIALMTAMQESKFVNYTVAVDHDSLGIFQQRPSTGWGTPEQITDVATSSKSFYGVATFGNNPGLKQIVGWETMPPGNAAQAVQRSAFPDAYAQWEGFARDLLASQGPTVEPIP, encoded by the coding sequence ATGTCACGAAAAGCACTGTCACTGACTACCGTCCTCGCGTCCGCCCTCCTGTTGACTTCGGCGGGCGGCGCCCACGCCAGCCCCGAGGCAGCGACCGGAGAGGGGCTGCGCGCATTTCAACAGGCCCACGGGCTCCCGGCGACCGGCACGGTGAACCCCTCAACCGCGCAGGCGCTGCAGACAGCAACCGGGGCCGAAGCCGCGAAGTACTTCAACGAGGCCGTCGACCTCGACCCCACCCAAATGGGCCACGCCCGCACAGTGATTGGCGTCGGTAAGGGCGCAGGGTTCAACGACCAGGGAATCGTCATCGCGTTGATGACAGCCATGCAGGAATCAAAGTTCGTCAACTACACGGTGGCGGTCGACCACGACTCGTTGGGCATCTTCCAGCAGCGCCCCAGCACGGGATGGGGTACGCCCGAGCAGATCACTGACGTCGCGACGTCCAGCAAGTCTTTCTACGGCGTCGCGACGTTTGGCAACAATCCCGGCCTGAAGCAGATTGTCGGATGGGAGACGATGCCCCCAGGCAATGCCGCTCAGGCGGTCCAGCGTTCGGCATTCCCGGATGCCTACGCCCAATGGGAGGGCTTCGCCCGAGACCTGTTGGCCAGCCAAGGTCCGACGGTCGAGCCCATTCCGTAA
- a CDS encoding GntP family permease, whose product MISLIAADEVPQPAYSSGVMLLIAAVAVGALLFLIMKVKLHAFVALVLISLLTAIAAGIPLGDIPAAMAEGFNTTLGSVALLVGFGVMLGRLLEVSGGAQILADTLVTRFGEKRAPLALGVAALLFGIPIFFDAGLVVFLPIILTVARRFGGSVLLYALPAAGAFAAMHAMIPPHPGPVAAAEALKGNIGLTLVVGLPLAVITWYVGSYLVSQFLGKRFHVDVPDVLFGEVNDGNDEDEKAVLRQPSFAVVLMLLLLPFALIASNTVVATLGASGAIDAEAGWAEFLVLIGQTPVALLLTVLASVAVLVRPGRMAEAQSLMDGALGPICAIILITGAGGMFGGVLRASGIGAAMTESLGDLGLPLLLQAFVIATALRVAQGSATVALTTTAGLIAAAAAEANLSDLRLVLLVIAIAAGSTVLSHVNDSGFWLVSRFFQMDEKTTLKTWTVMETTIGLTAFALAAVLWPLG is encoded by the coding sequence ATGATCAGCCTCATTGCCGCGGACGAAGTGCCGCAACCGGCGTACTCCTCAGGGGTCATGCTGCTGATTGCAGCGGTCGCCGTCGGCGCGCTGCTGTTCCTCATCATGAAGGTCAAACTGCACGCCTTCGTGGCACTCGTGCTCATCAGCCTTCTCACCGCCATCGCGGCGGGAATTCCGTTGGGGGACATACCGGCTGCGATGGCGGAGGGCTTCAACACGACTCTTGGATCTGTCGCTCTGCTGGTGGGCTTCGGCGTGATGCTCGGGCGGCTACTTGAAGTGAGCGGTGGTGCCCAGATTCTTGCCGACACGCTGGTGACTCGGTTCGGTGAGAAGCGTGCGCCGCTGGCTCTCGGCGTCGCGGCCTTGCTGTTCGGTATCCCCATCTTCTTCGACGCGGGACTCGTCGTCTTTCTGCCGATCATCCTGACGGTCGCGCGACGGTTCGGCGGTTCCGTGCTGCTGTACGCGCTCCCTGCCGCCGGCGCGTTCGCCGCGATGCACGCGATGATTCCCCCTCACCCAGGGCCGGTGGCCGCGGCTGAGGCGCTCAAGGGCAACATCGGACTCACCCTGGTGGTTGGCCTGCCACTGGCCGTCATCACCTGGTACGTCGGCTCTTACCTCGTGTCCCAGTTCCTCGGGAAGCGATTCCACGTTGATGTTCCGGACGTCCTGTTCGGAGAAGTCAACGATGGCAACGACGAGGACGAGAAGGCCGTTCTGCGCCAGCCGTCGTTTGCGGTGGTGCTGATGCTGCTGTTGCTGCCATTCGCCTTGATCGCGAGCAACACCGTGGTGGCGACACTGGGCGCCTCCGGAGCCATCGACGCCGAGGCTGGCTGGGCAGAGTTCCTGGTCTTGATTGGTCAGACGCCGGTCGCGTTGCTCCTGACCGTGCTGGCCTCTGTCGCCGTCCTGGTTCGACCCGGCCGGATGGCCGAGGCGCAGAGTCTTATGGACGGCGCGCTCGGGCCGATCTGCGCGATCATCCTGATCACCGGCGCCGGCGGAATGTTTGGGGGAGTCCTGCGCGCCAGTGGAATTGGCGCCGCGATGACCGAGTCGTTGGGGGACCTCGGGCTGCCGTTGCTGCTGCAGGCCTTCGTCATCGCCACAGCCCTTCGGGTCGCCCAGGGGTCCGCCACGGTGGCGCTCACTACGACCGCGGGGTTGATCGCGGCGGCCGCCGCGGAAGCGAACCTCTCCGACCTGCGCTTGGTTCTGCTAGTCATCGCGATCGCTGCTGGTTCGACGGTGCTGTCCCATGTCAATGACTCCGGGTTCTGGCTGGTCAGCCGGTTCTTCCAGATGGATGAGAAGACCACGCTCAAGACGTGGACGGTGATGGAGACGACGATTGGTCTCACCGCGTTTGCTCTTGCCGCGGTGCTGTGGCCGTTGGGATAA
- a CDS encoding NAD(P)H-binding protein, with protein MYVVAGSTGRVGSATARRLLADGAEVRVLVRHQSAAAGWERLGAEVCTVALEERAELGAALQGCSGFFVLLPFDLNADDLSAHADRLIASVAGAVTDQQVPHVVMLSSGGADLAEGTGPITGLHRMEQAMLATGTTLMALRSGHFQEKVADVVDVARVSGVYPVFAASADVPLPMVATHDIGEAAALALQFPPASSEAVDLVGPAHTEREVAALLGDVLGRELRVATVPEEAWPGALLEAGFRPHVAESLAELYRADEKGLLAPRGDRVVHTRTAVDATIARINAAR; from the coding sequence ATGTACGTCGTCGCAGGTTCCACCGGCCGAGTCGGATCAGCCACCGCAAGACGCCTACTCGCAGATGGTGCAGAGGTGCGAGTCCTCGTCCGGCATCAGTCAGCCGCTGCAGGCTGGGAGCGGCTGGGTGCCGAGGTCTGCACGGTCGCTCTCGAGGAAAGGGCAGAGCTCGGGGCCGCGCTCCAAGGCTGCTCCGGGTTCTTCGTTCTCCTGCCTTTCGATCTGAACGCGGACGATCTGAGCGCGCACGCTGACCGGTTGATCGCCTCCGTGGCAGGCGCGGTCACGGACCAGCAGGTTCCACATGTCGTGATGCTCTCCTCTGGCGGAGCTGACCTCGCAGAGGGGACCGGCCCCATCACCGGACTGCATCGAATGGAACAGGCCATGCTCGCCACTGGCACCACGCTGATGGCACTGCGCTCAGGGCACTTCCAGGAGAAGGTTGCCGATGTCGTCGACGTCGCCCGCGTGAGTGGCGTCTACCCCGTGTTCGCGGCCTCCGCTGACGTCCCATTGCCCATGGTCGCCACCCACGACATCGGGGAAGCCGCTGCGCTCGCCCTTCAGTTCCCGCCTGCCTCCAGCGAAGCGGTCGACCTCGTCGGCCCCGCACACACCGAGCGCGAGGTCGCCGCCCTGCTGGGTGACGTGCTCGGGCGCGAACTGCGGGTCGCCACGGTCCCCGAAGAGGCGTGGCCCGGCGCGCTGCTCGAGGCCGGTTTCCGACCGCACGTCGCCGAGAGTCTGGCCGAGCTCTACCGTGCCGACGAAAAGGGGTTACTGGCGCCCCGCGGTGACCGAGTCGTCCACACCCGCACGGCGGTCGATGCCACCATCGCCCGCATCAATGCGGCGCGCTAG
- a CDS encoding AraC family transcriptional regulator — protein sequence MKPMSASDRLARVLYALRMRSTFYCHAELKEPWALEMPAIEDSVSFHVVTAGTCHLRLPGADPIELRGGDLALVPHGRGHDLLSTADAGPSQRVDLLPQNYLSEHYSVLQHGGDGRAAQLICGVVSCDDPAARELMRSLPAVLFVGGDTVSAASSVRDTLRLMAHELAHPQPGGEAVATRLADILVVQAIRSWITTSTETEVGWLRAVQDERIGRAIEAIHDDPGAEWSLERLAQVATMSRSSFSERFTQLAGEAPIAYLTRWRMNVAHARLLNEDITAARLATDLNYQSEAAFNRAFTRVIGRTPGSVRRQGNDPASVPSVNRATRVAHTTVGELS from the coding sequence ATGAAACCAATGTCGGCTTCAGATCGACTCGCGCGGGTGCTGTATGCGCTCCGGATGCGTAGCACCTTCTACTGTCACGCCGAGCTCAAAGAGCCGTGGGCGCTAGAGATGCCAGCGATTGAGGACTCGGTGAGTTTCCATGTCGTCACCGCCGGAACCTGCCACTTGCGGTTGCCCGGCGCCGACCCCATAGAACTCCGCGGGGGCGACCTCGCCCTCGTGCCCCACGGACGAGGGCACGACCTGCTCAGCACCGCTGACGCCGGGCCGAGCCAGCGGGTCGACCTGCTCCCACAGAACTACCTGAGCGAGCACTACTCGGTACTCCAGCACGGCGGCGATGGTCGCGCCGCGCAGCTCATCTGCGGCGTCGTGTCCTGTGACGACCCGGCTGCTCGCGAGCTCATGCGCAGTCTTCCCGCGGTGCTGTTCGTGGGGGGCGACACCGTGTCCGCAGCATCCTCTGTTCGCGACACCCTGCGGCTGATGGCTCACGAACTCGCCCACCCGCAGCCAGGTGGAGAAGCGGTGGCCACGCGCCTTGCCGACATCCTTGTCGTTCAAGCGATCCGCAGTTGGATCACCACCAGCACAGAGACCGAGGTGGGGTGGCTCCGTGCCGTACAGGACGAACGAATCGGGCGAGCCATTGAAGCGATCCACGACGACCCAGGCGCCGAGTGGTCGCTTGAACGCCTCGCCCAGGTCGCCACGATGTCGAGGTCCTCGTTCAGCGAACGCTTCACCCAACTCGCGGGAGAAGCGCCCATCGCCTACCTCACCCGTTGGCGCATGAACGTCGCCCACGCGAGGCTCCTGAATGAAGACATCACCGCGGCGCGCCTCGCCACAGATCTCAACTACCAATCCGAAGCAGCCTTCAACCGAGCCTTCACTCGCGTCATTGGACGTACGCCTGGCTCAGTCCGCAGGCAGGGTAATGACCCCGCGTCGGTACCCTCAGTCAACCGTGCGACGCGTGTCGCGCACACCACCGTTGGGGAGTTGTCATGA
- a CDS encoding FadR/GntR family transcriptional regulator yields MTQVTTSLSERIADGIVDIVRAEGLEPGDALESSRQLAVRFDVTTPTVREALRRLEAIDVVRFRHGSGTYVGEGVLRRVISNPHAPVADLRSALELADARLALEPPIAALAAQYRVEGDLDRLATATDNALHPPQDGAGPELHFHVVLAKASNNPLLGETIESLLASRRLDQVQIRHQYADRTRDHAEHHQILEAIRDQDASSAEQLTRDHLAHIRDAVAQAGKEVGA; encoded by the coding sequence ATGACCCAAGTCACGACATCTCTCTCTGAGCGCATCGCGGACGGCATCGTCGATATTGTGCGTGCCGAAGGCCTCGAGCCAGGCGACGCGCTCGAATCGTCGCGCCAACTCGCGGTGCGCTTCGACGTCACGACGCCCACCGTCCGAGAAGCGTTGCGTCGGTTGGAAGCGATCGACGTCGTACGGTTCCGGCACGGATCTGGAACCTACGTCGGTGAGGGAGTACTGCGCCGGGTCATCAGCAACCCGCATGCTCCCGTCGCAGACCTGCGCTCAGCGCTTGAGTTGGCCGACGCCCGGCTGGCTCTGGAGCCGCCCATCGCGGCACTGGCCGCGCAATACCGTGTCGAGGGCGATCTGGACCGGCTCGCTACGGCCACTGACAACGCGCTCCACCCACCTCAGGACGGCGCCGGCCCAGAACTGCATTTCCACGTCGTACTCGCCAAAGCGAGCAACAATCCGTTGCTCGGGGAAACGATCGAATCCCTTCTCGCCAGTAGGCGATTGGATCAGGTTCAAATTCGGCATCAGTATGCCGACCGCACGCGAGATCACGCCGAGCACCATCAGATCCTCGAGGCGATCCGGGACCAAGATGCCTCCAGCGCTGAGCAACTCACCAGGGATCACCTCGCCCACATCCGCGACGCCGTCGCCCAGGCTGGCAAGGAGGTCGGAGCGTGA
- a CDS encoding AbgT family transporter, protein MTPAPSPKAPVEENDTERLPFIIRAMGVVERAGNALPHPFWLFWILAGIVGVISAVLASMDVSVISPADDKRVAVRNLFSGDGLAMASSTMVDNFASFPPMATIVVVIMGVAIAERTGFLAAGMKAGVSRVPAGWVIFAVAFAGTVSHVASAAAYVILVPLGGLAFRAVGKSPILGIVVAYTSIASGYDASPVPTPNDAIFAGITTAAAQVVDPGAVVTPVSNWYFNIASSLLLATVITLVTKLVLSKRPDLDADPDADLSDMGSLTLQSTERRALKLAGLTLLGLFLLAVALMLPESSPLRGENGSIAESPFMDGIAGVVAIMFGATGVVYGVVTKAITKAGDVPALMAQGIKQMAPVLVLFFAIAQFLAYFDWTHIGDVLAVEAAQFIQDSGVPVAVVFLLVLGILTLVNVMVTSGSAMWSIAAPVLVPMLMLVEIPAETTQALFRIADSGSTAITPMSPYFVMALGFLQQYRKKAGIGTLASYTLPLAIAMTVCWTILFFVWWGLGIPLGPGAPVR, encoded by the coding sequence ATGACCCCGGCCCCGTCCCCGAAAGCGCCGGTTGAGGAGAACGACACCGAAAGGCTGCCGTTCATCATCCGGGCCATGGGAGTCGTCGAGCGGGCTGGCAATGCTCTCCCACATCCCTTCTGGTTGTTCTGGATTTTGGCGGGCATCGTGGGGGTGATCAGCGCCGTGTTGGCATCGATGGATGTCAGCGTGATCTCACCCGCCGACGATAAGCGCGTCGCTGTGCGAAACCTCTTCTCTGGCGACGGCTTGGCGATGGCGTCCTCGACCATGGTGGACAACTTCGCGTCCTTCCCGCCGATGGCCACGATCGTCGTGGTGATCATGGGAGTGGCCATCGCCGAACGTACGGGCTTTCTTGCGGCGGGCATGAAGGCGGGAGTCTCTCGCGTGCCAGCGGGCTGGGTGATTTTCGCGGTGGCCTTTGCTGGCACGGTGTCGCACGTGGCCTCGGCCGCGGCCTACGTCATCCTCGTACCGCTGGGTGGCCTGGCCTTCCGCGCGGTGGGCAAGTCACCCATCCTCGGGATCGTGGTGGCCTACACCTCGATCGCCTCTGGGTATGACGCGAGCCCGGTGCCGACGCCGAACGATGCGATCTTTGCGGGCATCACCACCGCCGCCGCACAGGTGGTCGACCCCGGGGCCGTGGTTACCCCGGTGAGCAACTGGTACTTCAACATCGCCTCGTCGTTGTTGCTCGCGACCGTGATCACCCTCGTCACCAAGTTGGTGCTGTCCAAGCGACCGGATCTTGACGCCGACCCGGATGCGGATCTGTCGGACATGGGGTCGCTGACGCTGCAGAGCACCGAGCGGCGTGCCCTCAAACTTGCTGGGCTGACCCTGCTGGGCCTCTTCCTCCTGGCGGTTGCACTCATGCTTCCGGAGAGTTCACCACTGCGAGGGGAGAACGGATCCATCGCTGAGTCGCCGTTCATGGACGGGATCGCCGGTGTGGTCGCGATCATGTTCGGGGCCACTGGTGTGGTGTACGGCGTGGTCACTAAGGCGATCACCAAGGCGGGCGATGTGCCCGCCCTCATGGCGCAGGGGATCAAGCAAATGGCGCCAGTTCTGGTGCTGTTCTTCGCGATTGCGCAGTTCTTGGCCTACTTCGACTGGACCCACATCGGTGATGTCCTCGCCGTTGAGGCTGCCCAGTTCATTCAGGATTCAGGCGTTCCCGTCGCGGTGGTCTTCCTGCTGGTCTTGGGGATCCTCACCCTGGTGAACGTCATGGTTACCAGCGGATCGGCGATGTGGTCCATCGCGGCGCCGGTGCTCGTACCCATGCTGATGCTGGTCGAGATTCCCGCTGAGACGACTCAGGCGCTCTTCCGGATCGCCGACTCTGGTTCGACCGCGATTACGCCGATGAGTCCGTACTTCGTCATGGCGCTCGGCTTCCTGCAGCAATACCGAAAGAAGGCCGGCATCGGGACTCTGGCGTCATACACGCTGCCGCTGGCGATCGCCATGACAGTGTGCTGGACCATCCTCTTCTTCGTCTGGTGGGGACTGGGAATTCCGCTCGGTCCGGGCGCGCCTGTGCGTTAG
- a CDS encoding amidohydrolase family protein, translating into MRDIDVPEFWRALGLPGLADIHVHFLPERMLQKVWTYFDEVGGELGGGPWTITYRTDEPSRLATLRELGLRGIPSLTYAHKPGMSAWLNEWCTEFARRVPDAVHSATLFPEPRATEHLGAALDAGARLVKMHVQVGAYDPRDPHLDDAWDLLQDRAVPVVIHCGSGPAPGLHTGDEPIRQVLRRFPRLTLVIAHAGSPEYFEFADIATEFENVHLDTTMVATDFTESHAPMPEGYVARWRDLQHKVVLGSDFPNIPYPYAHQLEALERLDLGDEWMRDVLWHNGARLMGLADQ; encoded by the coding sequence ATGCGTGACATCGACGTACCGGAGTTCTGGAGGGCCCTTGGCCTGCCCGGGTTGGCCGACATTCACGTGCACTTCCTGCCGGAGCGAATGTTGCAGAAGGTATGGACCTATTTCGACGAGGTCGGCGGCGAGCTAGGCGGCGGCCCCTGGACGATCACCTATCGCACCGATGAGCCGAGTCGTCTTGCCACGCTCCGCGAGCTCGGGCTCCGCGGGATTCCATCGCTGACCTACGCCCATAAGCCAGGCATGTCCGCCTGGCTGAACGAGTGGTGCACCGAATTCGCGCGCCGGGTGCCCGACGCTGTGCATTCGGCCACGCTGTTCCCCGAGCCTCGAGCAACCGAACACCTTGGTGCCGCACTCGATGCTGGCGCACGGCTAGTCAAGATGCACGTTCAGGTTGGTGCGTATGACCCCCGCGACCCGCACCTCGACGACGCCTGGGATCTGTTGCAGGACAGGGCCGTTCCCGTTGTTATCCACTGCGGTTCGGGGCCGGCGCCGGGATTGCACACCGGCGATGAACCCATTCGACAGGTACTCCGACGATTCCCCAGGCTCACCCTGGTCATCGCACATGCCGGCTCGCCGGAGTATTTCGAGTTCGCTGACATAGCGACGGAATTCGAGAATGTTCATCTCGACACCACCATGGTCGCTACGGACTTCACTGAGTCCCACGCACCCATGCCCGAGGGCTATGTCGCACGGTGGCGCGATCTCCAGCACAAGGTGGTCCTCGGATCGGACTTCCCCAACATCCCCTACCCGTACGCGCACCAGCTTGAGGCGCTCGAACGCCTGGATCTTGGCGACGAGTGGATGCGAGACGTGTTGTGGCACAACGGCGCACGCCTGATGGGCCTTGCCGACCAGTGA
- a CDS encoding alpha/beta hydrolase family esterase has protein sequence MTRSRTLASFLAGGIGLTGLAVAAPAQAATQPNQVAGCSTPATQSANTSTKRAFTSGGLERDYILHLPKKYDRDRAWPVIVAFHGRGSTGTELEGFSGLSGLPAIVAYPNGVIGDDNRQAWQGAPYAAEGVNDVAMTRALLNDINKGFCADPNRVYATGKSNGGGFANLLACRLPDRIAAIAPVAAALYPASRQGCAKAAPKPVLGIHGTDDVTIPYAGDQDRDLPMLNSWAREWATKAGCTDKPQTRVLAYDAVDSRYRGCGDNQVGLVSVMGGGHTWPGADAYSGGGYTTQSVEAADLAWAFFKKHALAPTTGAQS, from the coding sequence ATGACGCGAAGTCGAACACTCGCGAGTTTCCTCGCCGGAGGTATCGGGCTGACCGGCCTGGCCGTCGCGGCCCCGGCGCAGGCCGCCACCCAGCCCAACCAGGTCGCCGGATGCTCCACTCCAGCAACACAATCGGCGAACACCAGCACGAAGCGCGCATTCACCAGTGGTGGGTTGGAGCGTGACTACATCCTGCACCTGCCCAAGAAGTACGACAGGGATCGCGCCTGGCCGGTCATCGTGGCGTTTCACGGGCGCGGAAGCACCGGCACGGAATTGGAGGGCTTCTCAGGCCTTTCCGGCCTTCCGGCGATCGTTGCCTACCCCAATGGCGTGATCGGAGACGACAACCGGCAGGCCTGGCAGGGCGCACCTTATGCCGCAGAAGGCGTCAACGACGTCGCCATGACCCGCGCACTCCTGAACGACATCAACAAGGGCTTCTGCGCCGACCCCAACCGCGTCTATGCCACCGGAAAGTCGAACGGCGGTGGCTTCGCCAACCTCCTCGCGTGTCGGCTTCCTGACCGGATTGCGGCCATCGCTCCGGTCGCGGCAGCCCTCTATCCGGCCTCACGACAGGGCTGCGCCAAGGCCGCGCCGAAGCCGGTGCTTGGCATTCACGGGACCGACGACGTCACCATCCCCTACGCCGGTGACCAGGATCGTGACCTGCCGATGCTCAACTCCTGGGCGCGGGAGTGGGCCACCAAGGCAGGGTGCACCGACAAACCCCAGACCCGCGTACTCGCTTATGACGCAGTCGATTCCCGCTACCGAGGGTGCGGCGACAATCAGGTCGGGTTGGTGTCGGTCATGGGCGGTGGGCACACCTGGCCCGGCGCGGATGCGTACAGCGGTGGTGGCTACACCACACAGTCCGTTGAGGCCGCTGACCTCGCGTGGGCCTTCTTCAAGAAGCACGCACTCGCACCCACGACAGGAGCGCAGTCATGA
- the map gene encoding type I methionyl aminopeptidase, producing the protein MIELKTPQEIEAMRPAGQFVASVLGALEEAADVGVNLLELDALAHRMIKDAGAESCYIDYHPSFGASPFGKVLCTSVNDAVLHGLPHNYVLRDGDLLSVDFAVSVNGWVCDAARSLVVGTPRAEDQRLIDTTQRALAAAIEVAQPDAKLGDISAAIGAVARDAGYGINTQFGGHGVGRTMHGDPHVPNDGRAGRGLRLRPGLVIAIEPWFMATTDEIYTDPDGWTLRSNDGSRGAHSEHTIAVTPDGPLVLTAPA; encoded by the coding sequence GTGATCGAGCTCAAGACGCCCCAAGAAATCGAGGCCATGCGGCCCGCCGGCCAGTTCGTTGCCTCAGTGCTGGGCGCCTTGGAAGAGGCCGCCGACGTCGGGGTCAACCTGCTGGAACTTGATGCCCTTGCTCATCGGATGATCAAAGACGCAGGCGCCGAGTCCTGCTACATCGATTACCACCCCAGTTTTGGTGCCAGCCCGTTCGGAAAGGTGCTCTGCACATCGGTGAATGACGCTGTCTTGCATGGCCTTCCGCACAATTACGTGCTGAGGGACGGCGATTTGTTGTCCGTCGATTTCGCCGTGTCGGTCAACGGTTGGGTGTGTGACGCGGCGCGCTCGCTGGTCGTCGGTACACCTCGCGCCGAGGACCAGCGGCTCATTGACACCACCCAGCGTGCGCTGGCCGCGGCGATCGAGGTCGCACAGCCCGACGCCAAGCTGGGCGACATCTCCGCAGCAATCGGCGCGGTGGCGCGAGATGCTGGGTATGGCATCAACACCCAGTTCGGCGGGCACGGGGTCGGTCGAACCATGCACGGAGACCCGCACGTACCCAACGATGGTCGGGCGGGACGAGGCTTGCGCTTGCGTCCGGGACTCGTCATTGCGATCGAGCCCTGGTTCATGGCCACGACCGATGAGATTTACACCGACCCCGACGGCTGGACGTTGCGCAGCAACGATGGCTCGCGAGGTGCCCACTCCGAACACACGATCGCCGTCACGCCGGATGGCCCGCTGGTGCTGACCGCACCGGCCTGA
- a CDS encoding MarR family winged helix-turn-helix transcriptional regulator: protein MSQSSTDDVADRHLARWSDRFPDPEAREAQVEAALVRSNELVKRSERALRSLLADDPLSYEDFRTLHALLGSNSRGEAVTPAELAERARVTRAGMTSRVDRLVEQGLATRTPDQEDRRRILVTATEAGIAAWTQALDSWEAHEQALFNNLTDRELAQLNAILRKLAPEGS from the coding sequence GTGAGCCAATCCTCCACCGATGACGTTGCCGATCGACACCTAGCGCGGTGGAGCGACCGATTTCCCGATCCTGAGGCGCGCGAAGCGCAGGTCGAGGCCGCCCTGGTCCGCTCGAACGAACTCGTCAAACGCAGCGAACGAGCACTACGGAGTCTGTTGGCCGACGACCCGCTCAGTTACGAGGATTTCCGGACCCTGCACGCTCTGCTCGGGAGCAACTCGCGCGGCGAAGCCGTCACGCCGGCGGAGTTGGCCGAGCGCGCCCGAGTGACGCGAGCCGGAATGACGAGCCGCGTGGATCGATTGGTCGAACAGGGTCTCGCGACCCGGACCCCCGACCAGGAAGACCGTCGGCGCATTCTGGTGACGGCCACCGAAGCTGGCATTGCCGCATGGACACAAGCCCTGGACTCGTGGGAAGCCCACGAACAGGCGCTGTTCAACAACCTGACGGATCGGGAGCTAGCCCAGTTGAATGCCATTCTGCGCAAACTCGCGCCGGAGGGGAGCTGA